One Actinospica robiniae DSM 44927 genomic region harbors:
- a CDS encoding beta-galactosidase, with amino-acid sequence MEFSRRAFTALAVGTAGSLVVALRWPSSASSAAAADGAASAKGPAALIAGQVPFAVNPEVGHTVTFDPYSLIIDGARVPIWSGEMHPFRLPSPQLWPDILQKLRANGYNAVSIYVAWNFHSSAAGVYDFTGVRDLGQFLSDAANAGLFVTVRPGPYINAEVDAGGFPGWMTTSTGTARTNNSTYLGHVDEWLTNVNAVIAQHQYTTGGGTVVLYQIENEYSAHLTDGVGSAYMAHLYAKVRADGITVPLFHNDKGRNGDWTPGSFSTNGETGRYLYAFDGYPSPSSTPPDWGLYGTGGATGGSTASPTTPGFEAEFGGGWFDPWGGAEFSGLGYAQARVTRSPAYERRFYLTNLANGIKIHNVYMTFGGTSWGWLPAPVVYTSYDYGAAIDEARNQTSKLVPMKQIGLMLETVPDLGKLTTGAATAASNSSVKVYHLTNPDTSAHFYFLRNDSTSDLFFTVPVTTSAGTLTVPAGGSGIQLNGQDMKVVATGIKLGRRTLLYSTGQPMYQATIGSQDVAVLTGRTGDPIEVMLPATTAPTVTVLAGSATSSYDTAHSRLRINATLSGLIRVLVNFGDGGLPLLLLLADDASTATLWRYPSAAGPVLVTGPALLRTATGSGSTMQLTGDTTAAASLEAWTPAGFTALTWNGSSISTTRTSSGSMLASTRLSAAPAVALPTLSSWRYATENPESAPGFGDSHWKVANKTTSQSITPVPAGNPVLFADDYGYHYGDVWYRGHYTGTADVTSISLSYSSGTLGGLMAWLDGTPLGVHQQPTPTTSNDSTQNWTATATFSVPSSLQGSGAHVLSVLVRPMGHSEDGGANDAHKAARGLTGAAFTGATPSMTWMIAGGTADPVRGPMNNGGLYGERYGWYLPTFDDSAWTATTFPRADTYQGVRWYRTSFTYAPPAGVDASVGLALTDDSTRAYRVQIFLNGWNLGQYINNVGPQHTFVLPNGILQPNATNVLALAVLASGTTPAGPGTVSLTLLGSALGGASS; translated from the coding sequence ATGGAATTCAGCCGTCGCGCCTTCACCGCCCTGGCCGTGGGCACCGCCGGATCGCTGGTCGTGGCGCTCCGGTGGCCGTCGTCCGCCTCATCCGCAGCCGCTGCCGACGGAGCCGCCTCGGCCAAAGGGCCCGCGGCTCTCATCGCCGGCCAGGTGCCGTTCGCGGTGAATCCCGAAGTCGGTCACACCGTCACCTTCGACCCGTACTCGCTGATCATCGACGGCGCCCGGGTGCCTATCTGGTCCGGGGAGATGCACCCGTTCCGGCTCCCCAGCCCGCAGTTGTGGCCCGACATCCTGCAGAAGCTGCGCGCCAACGGCTACAACGCCGTGAGCATCTACGTGGCCTGGAACTTCCACTCCTCCGCCGCGGGCGTTTACGATTTCACCGGCGTCAGGGACCTTGGCCAGTTCCTGAGCGATGCGGCGAACGCCGGGCTGTTCGTCACCGTGCGGCCCGGGCCCTACATCAACGCGGAGGTGGACGCCGGCGGCTTCCCCGGCTGGATGACCACCAGCACCGGCACCGCGCGCACGAACAACTCCACCTACCTCGGACACGTCGACGAGTGGCTGACGAACGTCAACGCCGTCATCGCACAGCATCAGTACACGACCGGTGGTGGCACCGTCGTGCTCTACCAGATCGAGAACGAGTACTCCGCGCACCTGACCGACGGCGTCGGCTCCGCCTATATGGCCCATCTGTATGCCAAGGTCCGCGCCGACGGCATCACGGTGCCGCTGTTCCACAACGACAAGGGCCGGAACGGCGACTGGACCCCCGGGAGCTTCAGCACCAACGGCGAGACCGGCCGCTACCTCTACGCCTTCGACGGATACCCCTCGCCGAGCAGCACCCCGCCCGACTGGGGCCTCTACGGCACCGGCGGCGCGACCGGCGGATCCACGGCGAGTCCCACCACGCCCGGGTTCGAGGCCGAATTCGGCGGCGGCTGGTTCGACCCCTGGGGCGGCGCCGAGTTCTCCGGCCTCGGCTACGCCCAGGCCCGCGTCACCCGCAGCCCTGCGTATGAGCGGCGCTTCTACCTGACCAACCTGGCCAACGGGATCAAAATCCACAACGTCTACATGACCTTCGGCGGCACCTCCTGGGGCTGGCTGCCCGCGCCCGTCGTATACACCTCCTACGACTACGGCGCCGCGATCGACGAGGCGCGCAACCAGACGTCGAAGCTCGTGCCGATGAAGCAGATCGGGCTCATGCTCGAGACCGTTCCCGACCTCGGCAAGCTGACCACCGGGGCCGCCACCGCCGCGTCGAACTCGAGCGTGAAGGTCTACCACCTGACCAACCCGGACACGAGCGCGCACTTCTACTTCCTGCGCAACGACAGCACGTCAGACCTGTTCTTCACGGTGCCGGTCACGACCAGCGCCGGCACGCTGACCGTTCCCGCCGGCGGATCCGGCATCCAGCTCAACGGCCAGGACATGAAGGTCGTGGCCACCGGAATCAAATTGGGCCGGCGAACCCTGCTGTACTCGACCGGACAACCGATGTATCAGGCCACGATCGGCTCCCAGGACGTCGCGGTGCTGACCGGACGCACCGGCGATCCGATCGAGGTGATGCTGCCCGCGACGACCGCGCCCACGGTGACCGTGCTGGCCGGCTCCGCGACCTCCAGCTACGACACGGCACACTCCCGGCTACGGATCAACGCCACGCTCTCCGGTTTGATCAGGGTCCTGGTGAATTTCGGAGACGGCGGCCTGCCGCTCCTGCTCCTGCTTGCGGACGACGCCTCCACGGCGACCCTGTGGCGCTACCCCAGCGCCGCCGGTCCAGTCCTGGTCACCGGCCCGGCACTGCTGCGTACCGCAACCGGGTCGGGCAGCACGATGCAGTTGACCGGTGACACCACCGCGGCCGCCTCGCTCGAGGCCTGGACACCCGCCGGATTCACCGCTCTGACCTGGAACGGGAGCAGCATATCCACGACCAGAACCAGCTCCGGGAGCATGCTCGCCTCGACGCGGCTCTCCGCCGCACCCGCCGTAGCCCTGCCCACCCTGAGCTCCTGGCGGTACGCGACGGAGAATCCCGAGTCGGCTCCGGGCTTCGGTGACTCCCACTGGAAGGTGGCGAACAAGACCACTTCACAGAGCATAACGCCGGTACCCGCCGGCAATCCGGTGCTGTTCGCCGACGACTACGGCTACCACTACGGCGACGTCTGGTACCGCGGCCACTACACCGGCACCGCCGACGTGACGTCCATCAGCCTGTCCTACTCCTCCGGCACCCTCGGCGGACTGATGGCCTGGCTCGACGGCACCCCGCTCGGCGTACACCAGCAGCCCACCCCGACCACCTCCAACGACTCGACACAGAACTGGACCGCCACCGCGACCTTCAGCGTGCCGAGCTCCCTTCAGGGCAGCGGCGCGCACGTCCTGTCAGTCCTCGTGCGCCCGATGGGGCATAGCGAGGACGGCGGCGCCAACGACGCGCACAAGGCCGCCCGCGGGCTGACCGGCGCCGCCTTCACCGGCGCCACGCCGAGCATGACTTGGATGATCGCGGGAGGGACCGCCGACCCGGTCCGCGGCCCGATGAACAACGGCGGCCTTTACGGCGAACGCTACGGCTGGTACCTGCCCACCTTCGACGACAGCGCCTGGACGGCGACGACATTCCCGCGCGCCGACACATACCAGGGCGTGCGCTGGTACCGCACCAGCTTCACCTACGCCCCGCCCGCCGGAGTGGACGCGTCCGTCGGCCTCGCCCTGACCGACGACTCCACCCGCGCCTACCGGGTACAGATCTTCCTCAACGGCTGGAACCTCGGCCAGTACATCAACAACGTCGGCCCTCAGCACACCTTCGTACTGCCTAACGGAATCCTCCAGCCCAACGCGACGAACGTCCTCGCCCTAGCCGTCCTCGCTTCCGGCACCACCCCCGCCGGCCCCGGAACCGTCTCCCTGACTCTGCTCGGCTCCGCCCTCGGCGGCGCGTCGAGCTGA